TTCTGCTGCAGCGAGGCTCGTCCCGGCAACATAAGGAGTCGGAAGCACGCAGGCGGGCCGGCGAAGAGATCGAGCGGATCATCCAGATCCGGACCACCGGTCGTGCTTGGCAGGACTCCCTCGAACGCGCTGTCCAGGATCTGACGGCTGGCCGTCCCGTGGACATCGACCGCTTCGACGAGACCATCACTGCACTGGAGCGAGAAGCTGCAGCTGCGGCCTACGCCGTCGCTGTGGACGGAGTCTGGGTCGGGTTAGGCCCGGCTTCCCCATCGTACTTACAGGCCATCTCATTTGGTGAGTCTGCGGTAGCAGATGAGGGTGCAGGCGATGCTCGTGAAGGCCAGGAAGTGGTCGGCTTTGCGTTCGTAGCGGCGGTGGAGTCGGCGGCAGCCGGTGAGCCAGGCGATGGTGCGTTCGATGGTCCAGCGGTGGCGGCCCAGTCGTTGTGGGGTCTCGACGCCCTTGCGGGCGATGCGGTGCCGGATACCCCGTCCGGCTAGCCATCGCCGCAGGTGCGCATAGTCGTAGCCCTTGTCGGCGTGGAGCTTGGCCGGCCGTCGCCGCCTGGGTCCCCGGCGGGAGCGGATGGGCGGTATGCCCTTCACCAGGGGGATCAGGGCCTGGCTGTCGTGCACGTTGGCGCCCGAGATGCCGACGGACAGGGGCAGACCGTTCCGGTCGGTGATCAGGTGGACCTTCGACCCGTACTTGCCCCGGTCCACAGGATTCGGACCTGTCAGGTCCCCCTTTTCACCGCCCGCATGTTCACCGAGTCGATCGCACAGCGGGACCAGTCCAGCTCGCCGCGGGCTCCCAGCTCGTCCAGGACCAGGCGGTGCAGCTTGGCCCACACCCGGGCCTTCGTCCATTCGGCGAAACGCCGGTGAGCCGTCGCGCCCGACGGCCCGAACGACGCGGACGGCAACTGCTGCCACGTGCACCCCGACGTGGCCACGAACACGATCGCGGCCAGCACCTCCCGGTCACCGTGCCGACGCCGACCACCACCCTGCGGCCGCGTCGGCGCCTCCGGCGCCACCCGCTGGAACAACTCCCACAACTCGTCCGGCACCAACCGCTCCACGATCCCCACAGCGGAAGACTATCGAACAAGCCAAATGAGATGACCTGTTAACCCAGCGGCCCGCCACGATCGCCGAGATGCGGGAGGAACTGCGCAAGCACCGCGGGCGGCTGACGGGCGCCCCCCGCTAATCCGGCCTCCTCACAACCCGGGCCTGAGCAGGCGGTCATGTGCCCGGCCGCCGGGCTAAGGGTGTCGGCGGCGCCGGGCCGGGGGTCAGATTCCGGGAGTGGCGAGGTAGGTGAAACCGGCAGCGGCCAGGGCGACGCCACCGGTGGTCGTCACCCTCACGTCGGAAGGTCCGGGAGCGCCGTCGGGGGTGGGCGGGGTGACGACGGACAAGGTGGTGTCGTTGACGATCGTCAACGGTGCGGGGGTGGCGCCGAAGGTGACCGACTGGGTCGTGCTGAAACCGGTGCCGGAGATGGTCACCACGGTCCCGCCGGAAGCCGGACCGGAGTTGGGCGCGAGCGTTCCGATGGTGGGCGTGTCGACGTAGGTGTACGACAGGCCGTTGTTGGTGCCGCCCGCCGTGGTCACGGTCACGCCCACCGGGCTGGCCGCGGCACCCGCCGGGACAGTGACGGTCAGCTGACCGTCGCTGACTACGGTCGGCGTCGCGGCGTTGGCACCGAAGTTCACCGCGGTCGCGGTGGACAGCCCTGTGCCGTTGATGGTGACGGTGTTGCCGCCGGCGGTGACACCAGCGGCAGGGCTGAGCGTGGACTTGAACGGTGCGCCGACGTAGAAGAACGGCAGCGGGTTGCTGGTGCCGCCGGGAGTGGTCACGGTCACGGGGACCGTTCCGCTGCCGGACGGGGTGGTCACCGTGACCGAGGTGGCCGTGTTGGCGGTGATGGCGGCCGGCTTGGACCCGAAGTGGACGGCGGTGGCGCCGGACAGGTTGGTGCCGGTGATCGCGACGGTCTGACCGCCGCCGGAGGATCCCTGGTTCGGGGAGACAGGCATGACTTTCCCTTCATGGCCTGTACGAGGCCGGGCCAGCGCAGTGCCATGGACGACGAATCGGACGGACAGGTGCAGACAAGCGGCACCATGCCCGACGGGGCTGCGCGGACACCGCCCAGCCGCTGCCGGCCACCAGCACGCACTTGCCGGTCCGCATCCCGGCCGAAGGAGTCCCGGCGCGGCGCTACGGCCGTGCCTGTGCCTGGCCGGCTACGCGCCAGGCCAGTCGGTGGGCAGGCCGACCGTCACTCCCCCGGGAGGAGGGCTGCCCACCGGATTGAACACCACCAGTAACCCATCGGAGTGACGACACCGGCAATAGCCGTGACCCCAATCTCACCCGCATGGCGCAGCGCACCAAAGGTCCCAATCACCCACGTACCACCCAGCTCTCTATGACAGATCGCGCGACCGCCTTGACCGCTGGTTACGTGCTCCCCGGCGCCCAGGCAGAGCTCCGCTGCGATCTCTCGGGTTGGTGTCGGTGGTGGTGAGAGTCGGTGGTGGGGGCCTGGTCGGGTGGGTTATGGGGCTGGTCAGTGGGTGTTTCTGGGGCGGGGCGTTGCTGTCGTGGGGGTGAGAGATGGCTGTGTGGGGTCGCTGTCGTGGGGCTTTATCTCATGGTGGGTGATGCTGTCCCGGGTTTGAGAGTTCTTAATGGGGCGCCGTGAACCTCGCGCTCAGAGACCCTCGACGCTGACCAGTTCGTGCCGTTCGCTGCCGCCCTTGGTCTGCTGCTCCAGCACGACCCCTACGCCCCTGCTGTAGAACTTGTGTTCCTCGGTGTCGGGTTCGAGGGGGGTGGTCTCCCTGGTCTCCAGAACGTGGTCGTACGCGCCGGTGGGCACGTCGACGGTCTCGTTCAGGCTGATCACCTCGGCTCTGTCCTCAGCCACATCGGGGGCGTCCTCCTGCTGGTACCGAGCGCCCTCCTCAGGGTCGGCCAGCATGATGATGCCCGGCTTGGCCCCCTTCTTGCCCGCCTCCCACGCGCCCTCGGTGCTGACGACCTTGCCGTTCTTGAACTCCTTGGTGTCCTCACCGAAATACCAGACGTTGCCGGCCCGGTCCTGGGCGAACCAGTCGAAGGTGTCCTCGATGACCTCCCCGTCCAGGGAGACGGTGTCACGCACGACGGTGATGTGAACGCCGAGGATCTCCTTCTCCCGGTCGGTCACCTCGACCACCGTGACCTCCTTGCCCTGGTCGGTGGTGCCCTCATAGCGC
Above is a window of Streptomyces sp. NBC_01803 DNA encoding:
- a CDS encoding IS5 family transposase (programmed frameshift), whose protein sequence is MVERLVPDELWELFQRVAPEAPTRPQGGGRRRHGDREVLAAIVFVATSGCTWQQLPSASFGPSGATAHRRFAEWTKARVWAKLHRLVLDELGARGELDWSRCAIDSVNMRAVKGDLTGPNPVDRGKYGSKVHLITDRNGLPLSVGISGANVHDSQALIPLVKGIPPIRSRRGPRRRRPAKLHADKGYDYAHLRRWLAGRGIRHRIARKGVETPQRLGRHRWTIERTIAWLTGCRRLHRRYERKADHFLAFTSIACTLICYRRLTK
- a CDS encoding IPT/TIG domain-containing protein; the encoded protein is MPVSPNQGSSGGGQTVAITGTNLSGATAVHFGSKPAAITANTATSVTVTTPSGSGTVPVTVTTPGGTSNPLPFFYVGAPFKSTLSPAAGVTAGGNTVTINGTGLSTATAVNFGANAATPTVVSDGQLTVTVPAGAAASPVGVTVTTAGGTNNGLSYTYVDTPTIGTLAPNSGPASGGTVVTISGTGFSTTQSVTFGATPAPLTIVNDTTLSVVTPPTPDGAPGPSDVRVTTTGGVALAAAGFTYLATPGI